The following proteins are co-located in the Anser cygnoides isolate HZ-2024a breed goose chromosome 2, Taihu_goose_T2T_genome, whole genome shotgun sequence genome:
- the LOC106043707 gene encoding RNA-binding protein 25-like has protein sequence METDSRCCPARGSEGGKEVVHCLVFFFQKKVEVCFLAAGLHSNSLAESYIGFKDRLDHKEILYELQKKRKRKRKRKEKEKEKETKKKRKRKRKRKRKRKRKRKRKRKRKRKRKRKRKRKRKRKRKRKRKRKRKRKRKRKRKRKRKRKRKRKRKRKRKRKRKRKRKRKRKRKRKRKRKRKRQRKRKRQRKEKEKEKEREKEKEKEREREREKEREREKERDKEKEKEKEKEKEKEKEKEKEKEKEKEKEKEKEKEKEKEKEKEKEKEKEKERDKEKEKEKEKEKEREREREKEKEKEKEKEKEKEKKRKRKRKRKRKRKRKRKRKRKRKRKRNTGEINFL, from the exons ATGGAG ACTGATTCCAGATGTTGCCCAGCGAGGGGttctgaaggaggaaaagaggtggttcattgtttggtttttttttttcagaaaaaggtaGAAGTTTGTTTTCTGGCAGCTGGACTTCATTCGAACAGCCTGGCGGAAAGTTACATCGGTTTTAAAGACAGACTTGATCACAAAGAGATCTTGTatgaactacaaaaaaaaaggaaaaggaaaaggaaaaggaaagagaaagagaaagagaaagagacaaagaaaaaaagaaaaagaaaaagaaaaagaaaaagaaaaagaaaaagaaaaagaaaaagaaaaagaaaaagaaaaagaaaaagaaaaagaaaaagaaaaagaaaaagaaagagaaagagaaagagaaagagaaagagaaagagaaagagaaagagaaagagaaagagaaagagaaagagaaaaagaaaaagaaaaagaaaaagaaaaagaaaaagaaaaagaaaaagaaaaagaaaaagaaaaagaaaaagaaaaagaaaaagaaaaagaaaaagaaagagaaagagacaaagaaagagaaagagacaaagaaaagaaaaagaaaaagaaaaagaaagagaaaaagaaaaagaaaaagaaagagaaagagaaagagaaaaagaaagagaaagagaaaaagaaagagacaaagaaaaagaaaaagaaaaagaaaaagaaaaagaaaaagaaaaagaaaaagaaaaagaaaaagaaaaagaaaaagaaaaagaaaaagaaaaagaaaaagaaaaagaaaaagaaaaagaaaaagaaaaagaaaaagaaaaagaaaaagaaagagacaaagaaaaagaaaaagaaaaagaaaaagaaaaagaaagagaaagagaaagagaaaaagaaaaagaaaaagaaaaagaaaaagaaaaagaaaaagaaaaaaaaagaaaaagaaaaagaaaaagaaaaagaaaaagaaaaagaaaaagaaaaagaaaaagaaaaagaaaaagaaaaagaaacactggggaaataaactttttataA